One part of the Streptomyces lienomycini genome encodes these proteins:
- a CDS encoding ABC transporter ATP-binding protein, translating to MAVRTAVRSRTPDDVITTTALVKTYRQGTAEVRALDGVSVGVRRARFTAVVGPSGSGKSTLMHCAAGLDTVTSGSIVLDGTELTGLSDRQLTRVRRERIGFVFQSFNLLPQLTAHENIVLPVTMSGGRPDHDFVDHLCEVLGIAHRAAHRPAELSGGQQQRVAVARALVARPAVVFADEPTGNLDSRAGAEVLTMLRRSVDDLGQTVVMVTHDPAAARYADRVLTLEDGRVVKDEHTTPRVRGAALPSDTAGRRA from the coding sequence ATGGCTGTCCGCACCGCCGTCCGCAGCCGCACACCCGACGACGTCATCACCACCACCGCCCTGGTGAAGACCTACCGTCAGGGCACCGCCGAGGTGCGGGCCCTGGACGGGGTGTCCGTCGGTGTCCGGCGTGCCCGGTTCACCGCCGTCGTCGGCCCCTCGGGTTCGGGGAAGTCCACCCTGATGCACTGCGCCGCCGGACTCGACACCGTCACCTCCGGCAGCATCGTCCTGGACGGAACGGAGCTCACCGGGCTGTCCGACCGGCAGCTGACCCGGGTGCGCCGGGAGCGGATCGGGTTCGTCTTCCAGTCGTTCAACCTGCTGCCCCAGCTGACCGCCCACGAGAACATCGTGCTGCCCGTCACCATGTCCGGCGGGCGCCCGGACCACGACTTCGTGGACCACCTCTGCGAAGTCCTGGGCATCGCCCACCGGGCGGCCCACCGCCCGGCCGAGCTGTCCGGCGGGCAGCAGCAGCGGGTCGCCGTGGCCCGGGCGCTGGTGGCCCGGCCCGCCGTGGTCTTCGCCGACGAACCCACCGGCAACCTCGACTCCCGGGCCGGCGCCGAAGTCCTCACCATGCTGCGCCGGTCCGTCGACGACCTCGGCCAGACGGTCGTCATGGTCACCCATGACCCGGCGGCCGCGCGGTACGCGGACCGGGTGCTCACACTCGAGGACGGACGCGTCGTGAAGGACGAGCACACCACACCCCGCGTGCGGGGCGCCGCCCTCCCCTCCGACACCGCGGGGAGGCGGGCATGA